The following coding sequences lie in one Bacillus horti genomic window:
- a CDS encoding stage VI sporulation protein F: MSNNGFFDNLNKKTNVTEQQLKSVANSINPGDLKDEKKVRALISQISTLAGVPVSKQKEDQIVNYLVNNKLNPQQMQAMIQMFMKPKK; the protein is encoded by the coding sequence GTGTCAAATAATGGATTCTTTGATAACCTGAATAAAAAAACAAATGTAACAGAGCAGCAGCTAAAATCTGTAGCCAACTCAATTAATCCAGGTGACTTAAAGGACGAAAAAAAGGTTAGAGCATTAATTTCTCAAATCTCTACCTTGGCTGGGGTTCCTGTTTCCAAGCAAAAGGAAGATCAAATTGTAAACTATCTAGTGAATAATAAGCTTAATCCTCAGCAAATGCAAGCAATGATTCAAATGTTTATGAAGCCCAAAAAGTAA